A DNA window from Ostrea edulis chromosome 5, xbOstEdul1.1, whole genome shotgun sequence contains the following coding sequences:
- the LOC125650657 gene encoding H2.0-like homeobox protein, with the protein MFSTSCGSFLSQYPGTIWAFPHLNSSYAVASRKNPSFRISDILDVQSPSLPFPVYKVPDTSDGGSGCRTQSALGPLQAFCTSKRVHSFVSDSLTTRNVEQRPSKQLKFGINAILAEDFGKKSSEKEDKVQTRYPGGGACGCENQNIHFYHRGGLFPSHGILPHLTSPPYPLSPSSAVDSLPGPYSILNDDVSLGHHSKRKRSWSRAVFSNLQRKGLEKRFEVQKYVTKPDRRQLAAMLGLTDAQVKVWFQNRRMKWRHAQQTKDKSSVDGKSSEALTEEPMTNDIDNTDSEDAMDDVTDERLNDCDDDDKDS; encoded by the exons ATGTTCTCTACAAGCTGTGGCTCATTTTTGTCCCAATACCCTGGGACAATCTGGGCTTTCCCTCATCTCAACAGCTCCTATGCCGTAGCATCTAGAAAGAATCCCTCGTTTCGGATATCGGATATATTAGATGTTCAAAGTCCATCTCTGCCTTTCCCCGTATACAAAGTTCCGGATACCTCGGACGGAGGGTCGGGGTGCCGCACCCAGTCCGCCCTCGGACCCCTTCAGGCCTTTTGTACCTCCAAACGCGTCCACAGTTTTGTGTCCGATTCCTTGACGACCAGGAACGTGGAACAGAGACCTTCAAAACAACTCAAGTTCGGAATTAATGCGATATTAGCGGAGGACTTCGGGAAAAAATCCTCTGAAAAAG AGGACAAGGTGCAGACTCGCTATCCCGGGGGTGGAGCCTGTGGCTGTGAGAACCAGAATATTCACTTTTATCATAGGGGAGGGTTGTTTCCGTCCCATGGAATCCTGCCTCATCTGACGTCCCCACCCTACCCGCTCTCGCCCTCCTCTGCCGTGGACTCTTTGCCAG gCCCGTACTCAATCTTGAATGATGACGTCAGTTTAGGACATCACTCCAAGAGAAAGCGGTCCTGGTCCCGTGCGGTGTTTTCCAACCTCCAGAGGAAGGGGCTGGAAAAAAGATTTGAGGTCCAGAAATACGTCACCAAGCCCGACAGACGACAACTGGCCGCCATGTTAGGGCTCACAGACGCACAG GTCAAGGTTTGGTTTCAAAACAGAAGGATGAAATGGAGACATGCGCAACAAACAAAGGATAAATCGAGTGTCGATGGTAAAAGTTCGGAGGCCCTCACGGAAGAACCAATGACCAATGATATCGATAATACTGATAGTGAAGACGCCATGGATGACGTCACTGACGAGAGACTCAATGATTGTGATGACGATGACAAAGATTCCTAG